The Choristoneura fumiferana chromosome 11, NRCan_CFum_1, whole genome shotgun sequence genome includes a region encoding these proteins:
- the LOC141432806 gene encoding uncharacterized protein isoform X1, which produces MRATTFVILFCVLQYAAAQYVEDNNYLQGILALEQTMRETSENESDTYEQDNNGTVYEKQTTRKTFERNNAPNANVSGEDKLVRTFVIETDASGHETIYEEDVIIHKVPGQGTTSTSSGRRAIGGFGGSSASSTAAASSGSGGYGPQGPQGPQGPAGQQGPAGPGAYGPGSSASTAASAAAGQNGLGGPQGPQGLQGPQGQQGPAGPGGYGPGSSASAAASAAAGQNGPYGPNGPYGPYGPQGPQGPQGQQGPAGPGGYGPGSAASSAAAASSGQGGYGPQGPQGPQGPQGPAGPGGYGPGSSASAAAAAAAGPNGPGGPQGLQGPQGPQGPAGPGGYGPGSSASGAASAAAGPNGPGGPQGPQGPQGPAGPGGYGPGSSASAAAAAAAGPNGPGGPQGPQGPQGPQGPAGPGGYGPGSSASAAAAAAAGPNGAYGPNGPYGPYGPQGPQGPQGQQGPQGPAGPGGYGPESSASAAAAAAAGPNGPYGPYGPQGPQGPQGPQGPAGPGGYGPGSSASAAAAAAAGPNGPGGPQGLQGPQGPQGPAGPGGYGPGSSASAAAAAAAGPNGPGGPQGPQGPQGPAGPGGYGPGSSASAAASAAAGPNGAYGPNGPYGPYGPQGPQGPQGPQGPQGQAGPGGYGPGSAASSAAAASSGQGGYGPQGPQGPQGPQGPAGPGGYGPGSSSSASATATVSSQPEEIIIIEEQPEVTVTANANANAGPYGPAGPGGYGPGSSASAAASAAAGPNGAYGPNGPYGPYGPQGPQGPQGPQGPAGPGGYGPGSSASAAAAAAAGPNGPGGPQGLQGPQGPQGPAGPGGYGPGSSASAAAAAAAGPNGPGGPQKLQGPQGPQGPAGPGGYGPGSSASAAAAAAAGPNGAYGPNGPYGPYGPQGPQGPQGQQGPQGPAGPGGYGPNHQLALLLQLLQDQTDHSDHTDHKDHKDHKDHKDQLDQVDTDQDHQLALLLQLLQDQTDQEDHKDYKDHKDHKDQLDQVDTDQDHQLALLLQLLQDQTDQEDHKDYKDHKDHKDQLDQVDTDQDHQLALLLQLLQDQTDQEDHKDYKDHKDHKDQLDQVDTDQDHQLALLLQLLQDQMEHTDQMDHTDHTDHKDHKDHKDNKDHKDQLDQVDTDPNHQLALLLQLLQDQTDQEDHKDHKDHKDQLDQVDTDQDHQLALLLQLLQDQTDQEDHKDYKDHKDHKDQLDQVDTDQDHQLALLLQLLQDQMEHTDQMDHTDHTDHKDHKDHKDHKDQLDQVDTDQDHQLALLLQLLQDQTDQEDHKDHKDHKDHKDQLDQVDTDQDHQLALLLQLLQDQMEHMDQMDHTDHTDHKDHKDHKDHKDQLDQVDTDQDHQLALLLQLLQDQTDQEDHKDYKDHKDHKDHKDQLDQVDTDQDHQLALLLQLLQDQTDQEDHKDHKDHKDHKDQLDQVDTDQDHQLALLLQLLQDQMEHTDQMDHTDHTDHKDHKDHKDHKDHKDQLDQVDTDQDHQLALLLQLLQDQTDQEDHKDHKDHKDHKDQLDQVDTDQDHQLALLLQLLQDQTDQEDHKDHKDHKDHKDQLDQVDTDLDHQLALLLQLLQDQMDQMDHTDHTDHKDHKDHKDHKDQLDQVDTDQDHQLALLLQLLQDQTDQEDHKDYKDHKDHKDQLDQVDTDQDHQLALLLQLLQDQTDQEDHKDHKDHKDHKDQLDQVDTDLDHQLALLLQLLQDQMEHTDQMDHTDHTDHKDHKDHKDHKDQLDQVDTDQDHQLALLLQLLQDQTDQEDHKDYKDHKDHKDQLDQVDTDQDHQLALLLQLLQDQMEHTDQMDHTDHTDHKDHKDHKDNKDHKDQLDQVDTDPDHQLALLLQLLQDQTDHTDHTDHKDHKDHKDHKDQLDQVDTDQDHQLALLLQLLQDQTDQEDHKDYKDHKDHKDQLDQVDTDQDHQLALLLQLLQDQTDQEDHKDHKDHKDNKDQLDQVDTDQDHQLALLLQLLQDQMEHTDQMDHTDHTDHKDHKDHKDHKDQLDQVDTDQDHQLALLLQLLQDQTDQEDHKDYKDHKDHKDQLDQVDTDQDHQLALLLQLLQDQMEHTDQMDHTDHKDHKDHKDNKDHKDQLDQVDTDPNHQLALLLQLLQDQTDHTDHTDHKDHKDHKDHKDQLDQVDTDQDHQLALLLQLLQDQTDQEDHKDYKDHKDHKDHKDQLDQVDTDQDHQPALLLQLLQDQTDQKDHKDHKDHKDQLDQVDTDLDHQLALLLQLLQDQMEHTDQMDHTDHTDHKDHKDHKDHKDHKDKLVQVDMDQDPQLALLLQLHQDKVDTVHKDHKGHKDHKDQLDQVDTDQDHQVVLLLLLLCLHNQKKS; this is translated from the exons ATGAGAGCAACAACCTTCGTGATCTTGTTCTGCGTTCTGCAG TACGCAGCTGCTCAATATGTCGAAGATAATAACTACCTTCAAGGAATCCTCGCGCTGGAGCAGACGATGAGAGAAACCAGCGAAAATGAATCAGACACATACGAACAAGACAACAACGGAACTGTATACGAAAAACAAACTACCCGCAAAACGTTTGAAAGAAATAATGCTCCTAACGCAAATGTGTCAGGCGAAGACAAATTGGTGAGAACCTTTGTCATCGAGACTGACGCTTCCGGGCACGAGACTATCTACGAAGAAGATGTAATTATCCACAAAGTGCCAGGTCAAGGAACGACGTCCACTAGCTCTGGACGCCGCGCCATTGGCGGCTTCGGTGGATCCTCTGCTAGCTCTACCGCTGCAGCTTCATCAGGATCAGGTGGATATGGACCACAAGggccacaaggaccacaaggaccagctggacaacaaggaccagctggaccaggtgcatacggaccaggatcatcagctagcactgctgcttcagctGCTGCAGGACAAAATGGACTAGgtggaccacaaggaccacaaggcctccaaggaccacaaggacaacaaggaccagctggaccaggtggatacggacctggatcatcagctagcgctgctgcttcaGCTGCTGCAGGACAAAATGGACCATACGGACCAAATGGACCATACGGACCAtacggaccacaaggaccacaaggaccacaaggacaacaaggaccagctggaccaggtggATATGGACCAGGATCCGCAGCTAGCTCTGCTGCTGCAGCTTCATCAGGACAAGGTGGATatggaccacaaggaccacaagggccacaaggaccacaaggaccagctggaccaggtggatacggaccaggatcatcagctagcgctgctgctgcagctgctgcaggaccaaacggaccaggaggaccacaaggactacaaggaccacaaggaccacaaggaccagctggaccaggtggATACGGACCAGGATCATCAGCTAGCGGTGCTGCTtcagctgctgcaggaccaaacggaccaggaggaccacaaggaccacaaggaccacaaggaccagctggaccaggtggatacggaccaggatcatcagctagcgctgctgctgcagctgctgcaggaccaaacggaccaggaggaccacaaggaccacaaggaccacaaggaccacaaggaccagctggaccaggtggatacggaccaggatcatcagctagcgctgctgctgcagctgctgcaggaccaaatGGAGCATACGGACCAAATGGACCATACGGACCAtacggaccacaaggaccacaaggaccacaaggacaacaaggaccacaaggaccagctggaccaggtggatacggacccgaatcatcagctagcgctgctgctgcagctgctgcaggaccaaacggaccatacggaccatacggaccacaaggaccacaaggaccacaaggaccacaaggaccagctggaccaggtggatacggaccaggatcatcagctagcgctgctgctgcagctgctgcaggaccaaacggaccaggaggaccacaaggactacaaggaccacaaggaccacaaggaccagctggaccaggtggatacggaccaggatcatcagccagcgctgctgctgcagctgctgcaggaccaaacggaccaggaggaccacaaggaccacaaggaccacaaggaccagctggaccaggtggatacggacctggatcatcagctagcgctgctgcttcagctgctgcaggaccaaatGGAGCATACGGACCAAATGGACCATACGGACCAtacggaccacaaggaccacaaggaccacaaggaccacaaggaccacaaggacaaGCTGGTCCAGGTGGATATGGACCAGGATCCGCAGCTAGCTCTGCTGCTGCAGCTTCATCAGGACAAGGTGGATACGgtccacaaggaccacaagggccacaaggaccacaaggaccagctggaccaggtggATACGGACCAGGATCATCAAGTAGTGCTTCTGCTACTGCTACTGTGTCTTCACAACCAGAAGAAATCATAATTATTGAAGAGCAACCAGAAGTTACCGTAACAGCTAATGCTAACGCTAATGCAGGACCATATggaccagctggaccag gtggatacggaccaggatcatcagctagcgctgctgcttcagctgctgcaggaccaaatGGAGCATACGGACCAAATGGACCATACGGACCAtacggaccacaaggaccacaaggaccacaaggaccacaaggaccagctggaccaggtggatacggaccaggatcatcagctagcgctgctgctgcagctgctgcaggaccaaacggaccaggaggaccacaaggactacaaggaccacaaggaccacaaggaccagctggaccaggtggatacggaccaggatcatcagctagcgctgctgctgcagctgctgcaggaccaaacgGACCAGGAGGACCACAAAAActacaaggaccacaaggaccacaagggccagctggaccaggtggatacggaccaggatcatcagctagcgctgctgctgcagctgctgcaggaccaaatGGAGCATACGGACCAAATGGACCATACGGACCGtacggaccacaaggaccacaaggaccacaaggacaacaaggaccacaaggaccagctggaccaggtggatacggaccgaatcatcagctagcgctgctgctgcagctgctgcaggaccaaacgGACCATTCGGACCAtacggaccacaaggaccacaaggaccacaaggaccacaaggaccagctggaccaggtggatacggaccaggatcatcagctagcgctgctgctgcagctgctgcaggaccaaacggaccaggaggaccacaaggactacaaggaccacaaggaccacaaggaccagctggaccag gtggatacggaccaggatcatcagctagcgctgctgctgcagctgctgcaggaccaaacggaccaggaggaccacaaggactacaaggaccacaaggaccacaaggaccagctggaccaggtggatacggaccaggatcatcagctagcgctgctgctgcagctgctgcaggaccaaacggaccaggaggaccacaaggactacaaggaccacaaggaccacaaggaccagctggaccaggtggatacggaccaggatcatcagctagcgctgctgctgcagctgctgcaggaccaaatGGAGCATACGGACCAAATGGACCATACGGACCAtacggaccacaaggaccacaaggaccacaaggacaacaaggaccacaaggaccagctggaccaggtggatacggacccgaatcatcagctagcgctgctgctgcagctgctgcaggaccaaacggaccaggaggaccacaaggaccacaaggaccacaaggaccagctggaccaggtggatacggaccaggatcatcagctagcgctgctgctgcagctgctgcaggaccaaacggaccaggaggaccacaaggactacaaggaccacaaggaccacaaggaccagctggaccag gtggatacggaccaggatcatcagctagcgctgctgcttcagctgctgcaggaccaaatGGAGCATACGGACCAAATGGACCATACGGACCAtacggaccacaaggaccacaaggaccacaaggaccacaaggaccagctggaccaggtggatacggaccaggatcatcagctagcgctgctgcttcagctgctgcaggaccaaacggaccaggaggaccacaaggaccacaaggaccacaaggaccacaaggaccagctggaccaggtggatacggaccaggatcatcagctagcgctgctgcttcagctgctgcaggaccaaatGGAGCATATGGACCAAATGGACCATACGGACCAtacggaccacaaggaccacaaggaccacaaggaccacaaggaccagctggaccaggtggatacggaccaggatcatcagctagcgctgctgctgcagctgctgcaggaccaaacggaccaggaggaccacaaggactacaaggaccacaaggaccacaaggaccacaaggaccagctggaccaggtggatacggaccaggatcatcagctagcgctgctgctgcagctgctgcaggaccaaacggaccaggaggaccacaaggaccacaaggaccacaaggaccacaaggaccagctggaccaggtggatacggaccaggatcatcagctagcgctgctgctgcagctgctgcaggaccaaatGGAGCATACGGACCAAATGGACCATACGGACCAtacggaccacaaggaccacaaggaccacaaggaccacaaggaccacaaggaccagctggaccaggtggatacggaccaggatcatcagctagcgctgctgctgcagctgctgcaggaccaaacggaccaggaggaccacaaggaccacaaggaccacaaggaccacaaggaccagctggaccaggtggatacggaccaggatcatcagctagcgctgctgctgcagctgctgcaggaccaaacggaccaggaggaccacaaggaccacaaggaccacaaggaccacaaggaccagctggaccaggtggatacggacctggatcatcagctagcgctgctgcttcagctgctgcaggaccaaatGGACCAAATGGACCATACGGACCAtacggaccacaaggaccacaaggaccacaaggaccacaaggaccagctggaccaggtggatacggaccaggatcatcagctagcgctgctgctgcagctgctgcaggaccaaacggaccaggaggaccacaaggactacaaggaccacaaggaccacaaggaccagctggaccag gtggatacggaccaggatcatcagctagcgctgctgctgcagctgctgcaggaccaaacggaccaggaggaccacaaggaccacaaggaccacaaggaccacaaggaccagctggaccaggtggatacggacctggatcatcagctagcgctgctgcttcagctgctgcaggaccaaatGGAGCATACGGACCAAATGGACCATACGGACCAtacggaccacaaggaccacaaggaccacaaggaccacaaggaccagctggaccaggtggatacggaccaggatcatcagctagcgctgctgctgcagctgctgcaggaccaaacggaccaggaggaccacaaggactacaaggaccacaaggaccacaaggaccagctggaccag gtggatacggaccaggatcatcagctagcgctgctgcttcagctgctgcaggaccaaatGGAGCATACGGACCAAATGGACCATACGGACCAtacggaccacaaggaccacaaggaccacaaggacaacaaggaccacaaggaccagctggaccaggtggatacggacccggatcatcagctagcgctgctgctgcagctgctgcaggaccaaacggaccatacggaccatacggaccacaaggaccacaaggaccacaaggaccacaaggaccagctggaccaggtggatacggaccaggatcatcagctagcgctgctgctgcagctgctgcaggaccaaacggaccaggaggaccacaaggactacaaggaccacaaggaccacaaggaccagctggaccaggtggatacggaccaggatcatcagctagcgctgctgcttcagctgctgcaggaccaaacggaccaggaggaccacaaggaccacaaggaccacaaggacaacaaggaccagctggaccaggtggatacggaccaggatcatcagctagcgctgctgcttcagctgctgcaggaccaaatGGAGCATACGGACCAAATGGACCATACGGACCAtacggaccacaaggaccacaaggaccacaaggaccacaaggaccagctggaccaggtggatacggaccaggatcatcagctagcgctgctgctgcagctgctgcaggaccaaacggaccaggaggaccacaaggactacaaggaccacaaggaccacaaggaccagctggaccaggtggatacggaccaggatcatcagctagcgctgctgctgcagctgctgcaggaccaaatGGAGCATACGGACCAAATGGACCAtacggaccacaaggaccacaaggaccacaaggacaacaaggaccacaaggaccagctggaccaggtggatacggacccgaatcatcagctagcgctgctgctgcagctgctgcaggaccaaacggaccatacggaccatacggaccacaaggaccacaaggaccacaaggaccacaaggaccagctggaccaggtggatacggaccaggatcatcagctagcgctgctgctgcagctgctgcaggaccaaacggaccaggaggaccacaaggactacaaggaccacaaggaccacaaggaccacaaggaccagctggaccaggtggatacggaccaggatcatcagccagcgctgctgctgcagctgctgcaggaccaaacggaccagaaggaccacaaggaccacaaggaccacaaggaccagctggaccaggtggatacggacctggatcatcagctagcgctgctgcttcagctgctgcaggaccaaatGGAGCATACGGACCAAATGGACCATACGGACCAtacggaccacaaggaccacaaggaccacaaggaccacaaggaccacaaggacaaGCTGGTCCAGGTGGATATGGACCAGGATCCGCAGCTAGCTCTGCTGCTGCAGCTTCATCAGGACAAGGTGGATACGgtccacaaggaccacaagggccacaaggaccacaaggaccagctggaccaggtggATACGGACCAGGATCATCAAGTAGTGCTTCTGCTACTGCTACTGTGTCTTCACAACCAGAAGAAATCATAA